A single region of the Winslowiella toletana genome encodes:
- a CDS encoding anthrax toxin-like adenylyl cyclase domain-containing protein — protein sequence MTLSVSNSQRPVSAESIHPASSAESQPKNEEERLAEVKELCQKEGIGVVADHLIKLQTLAQEKNCIIGIRPVDVMATDLIENGHPTKGFHIKGKSANWGPQAAFICAKQELSKLADQSEEKLRKFNQQVACCVAEGYARRIPLELTLARLNVLIENNVVDNVKYDARRHPVELEASTPKGVVHKFELALSDKEPGMYLVSHEGMPVEVLAPPGENKKPLTADYDIFLIAPLTEDFGAQDMLSLHDVSHVVFKTRVDNYRTSPADLAEPLKAAYTHPGKFYEPEDKQFGNASSRILTMIPEINQRLVGKGEAVVHHSTDTGNPATDMEANFPAAFTLPEPLDQFDEICVIRNVDELKTLVQVAKNAGYYVPLNPLWKKEITGIRSSGFKDAQNVAIHHWKQV from the coding sequence ATGACATTAAGCGTGTCAAATTCGCAACGTCCCGTGTCTGCGGAATCCATACACCCGGCATCTTCAGCTGAGTCACAGCCCAAAAACGAGGAAGAACGACTGGCTGAAGTTAAGGAACTCTGCCAAAAGGAAGGGATCGGCGTTGTGGCAGATCATCTCATTAAATTGCAAACGCTGGCGCAAGAGAAAAATTGTATTATCGGTATTCGCCCGGTTGATGTGATGGCAACAGATTTGATTGAGAATGGGCACCCAACGAAAGGATTCCATATAAAAGGAAAAAGCGCAAACTGGGGCCCGCAAGCGGCTTTCATCTGTGCAAAGCAAGAGTTAAGTAAGCTGGCCGATCAGTCAGAGGAAAAGCTGAGGAAATTTAATCAGCAAGTAGCGTGTTGTGTGGCCGAAGGTTACGCCCGGCGGATCCCATTAGAATTGACCCTGGCGCGTCTCAATGTGCTTATCGAAAATAATGTTGTCGATAACGTAAAATATGATGCACGCCGTCATCCTGTTGAATTAGAAGCCAGCACGCCAAAAGGTGTTGTACATAAATTTGAGTTAGCCCTCTCTGATAAAGAGCCAGGAATGTACCTGGTCAGTCATGAAGGTATGCCGGTTGAAGTGCTCGCCCCACCAGGAGAAAATAAAAAACCACTGACAGCCGATTACGACATTTTTTTAATTGCCCCTTTAACCGAGGATTTCGGTGCACAGGATATGTTATCGCTACACGACGTCTCACATGTCGTTTTCAAGACCAGAGTTGATAACTATCGAACTTCCCCTGCAGACCTTGCCGAACCCTTAAAGGCAGCTTATACCCATCCCGGTAAGTTTTATGAGCCAGAAGATAAACAGTTTGGTAATGCTTCTTCACGCATCCTCACTATGATCCCCGAAATTAATCAGCGGCTGGTCGGTAAAGGTGAAGCCGTAGTGCACCATAGCACCGACACTGGCAATCCTGCGACGGATATGGAGGCAAACTTTCCTGCGGCCTTTACCCTGCCTGAACCACTGGATCAGTTCGATGAGATCTGTGTGATAAGAAACGTAGATGAGTTAAAAACGCTGGTGCAGGTTGCAAAAAATGCGGGCTACTATGTGCCGTTAAATCCGCTTTGGAAAAAAGAGATTACCGGTATTCGCTCTTCAGGCTTTAAAGATGCGCAAAACGTCGCCATCCATCACTGGAAACAGGTGTAA
- the lpxM gene encoding lauroyl-Kdo(2)-lipid IV(A) myristoyltransferase (LpxM is lauroyl-Kdo(2)-lipid IV(A) myristoyltransferase, an enzyme characterized in Escherichia coli and involved in biosynthesis of the form of lipid A found in that species and some closely related species.) has product MENRKKSSVEFIPVFQKAFLKPKYWGVWLAIGACAGMAMLPARVRDPILGGLGRTAGKFARSARRRAQINLFYCLPELPEQQREAIIDQMFAVAPQSMVMMAELALRKPEHVRDRVEWHGKEIIEGLRAEQQNVIFLVPHGWAVDIPAMLMASEGQKMAAMFHNQRNELVDYMWNAVRRRFGGRMHARNDGIKPFISSVRQGYWGYYLPDQDHGAEHSEFVDFFATYKATLPAIGRLMKVCRAKVVPLFPVYDSKTHKLHVHIRPPMDDLLEADDKTLARRMNEEVEIFVRPNPEQYTWILKLLKTRKEGEQEPYQRDELFPKK; this is encoded by the coding sequence ATGGAAAACAGAAAAAAAAGTAGTGTTGAATTTATTCCCGTCTTTCAAAAGGCTTTCCTTAAACCGAAATACTGGGGTGTCTGGCTGGCAATAGGTGCTTGTGCCGGTATGGCGATGCTGCCTGCGCGCGTCCGTGACCCTATTTTAGGTGGGCTGGGGCGCACCGCCGGTAAGTTTGCCCGCAGTGCGCGCCGTCGTGCGCAAATCAATCTGTTTTACTGCCTGCCAGAGCTGCCAGAACAGCAGCGTGAAGCGATTATTGACCAGATGTTTGCGGTGGCGCCGCAGTCGATGGTAATGATGGCCGAGCTGGCGCTGCGCAAGCCAGAACATGTGCGTGACCGCGTTGAGTGGCACGGCAAAGAGATTATTGAGGGCTTGCGTGCTGAACAGCAGAACGTAATTTTCCTCGTGCCACATGGCTGGGCGGTCGATATTCCGGCGATGTTGATGGCGTCAGAAGGCCAGAAAATGGCCGCGATGTTCCACAACCAGCGCAATGAGCTGGTTGATTATATGTGGAATGCAGTACGCCGCCGCTTTGGTGGCCGGATGCATGCCCGTAATGACGGCATCAAGCCGTTTATCAGTTCAGTGCGTCAGGGCTACTGGGGCTACTACTTGCCCGATCAGGATCACGGCGCGGAACACAGTGAATTTGTCGATTTCTTTGCCACCTATAAGGCAACGCTGCCGGCGATAGGCCGTCTGATGAAAGTGTGCCGGGCGAAAGTCGTGCCGCTGTTCCCGGTTTATGACAGCAAAACGCATAAGCTGCATGTGCATATCCGTCCGCCAATGGATGATTTGCTTGAGGCGGATGATAAAACGCTGGCGCGTCGGATGAATGAAGAGGTCGAAATCTTTGTCCGACCAAATCCGGAGCAGTACACCTGGATTCTTAAACTGCTAAAAACCCGTAAAGAGGGTGAGCAGGAGCCGTATCAACGCGACGAGCTTTTCCCGAAGAAATAA
- the mepM gene encoding murein DD-endopeptidase MepM, with product MQQIARSVAMAFNNLPRPHRIMLGSLTVVTLAVAVWRPYVYHPGENPIVKHIELEKSELRTLLPEASEPIDQPTPAPEEDIPKDEIDEDVQNESGTHDYTVSTGDTLSSILNQYGIDMSDINQLAKADKDLRNLKIGQQISWTLTDDGQLQRMTWEMSRRETRTYDRSGNGFKATSEMQQGEWKNSVLSGTVNGSFVSSARKAGLSSGEASAVIKAMQWQMDFRKLRSGDKFSVLMSREMMDGKSEQSHLLGVRLNTGGKDYYAIRAEDGKFYDRSGSGLARGFMRFPTVKQYRVSSNFNPRRLNPVTGRIAPHKGVDFALPVGTPVLAVGDGEVVVAKRSGGAGNYVAIRHGRQYMTRYMHLKKLLVKPGDKVKRGDRIALSGNTGRSTGPHLHYEIWINNQAVNPLTAKLPRSEGLTGKDRRDYLAQVKEVVPQLRLN from the coding sequence GTGCAGCAGATAGCCCGCTCTGTCGCCATGGCGTTCAACAACTTACCACGTCCCCACCGCATCATGCTGGGGTCGCTTACTGTCGTTACACTGGCCGTCGCTGTCTGGCGGCCTTACGTTTATCATCCCGGCGAAAACCCGATCGTTAAGCATATTGAACTGGAAAAAAGCGAGCTGCGTACCTTGCTGCCGGAAGCCAGTGAACCGATCGATCAGCCGACTCCGGCCCCGGAAGAAGATATTCCCAAAGACGAAATCGATGAAGATGTTCAGAATGAGTCGGGCACTCACGATTATACCGTCTCTACAGGCGACACCCTGAGCAGTATCCTTAATCAGTACGGTATTGATATGTCTGATATCAACCAGCTGGCTAAAGCGGATAAAGACCTGCGTAATCTGAAAATCGGCCAGCAAATTTCCTGGACTCTGACTGACGATGGTCAGCTACAGCGTATGACCTGGGAAATGTCGCGCCGTGAAACCCGTACCTATGATCGCTCCGGCAATGGTTTTAAAGCCACCAGCGAAATGCAGCAGGGCGAATGGAAAAACAGCGTGCTCAGCGGCACGGTGAACGGCAGCTTTGTCAGCAGCGCGCGTAAAGCCGGGCTGAGCAGCGGCGAAGCCAGTGCGGTGATCAAGGCAATGCAGTGGCAAATGGATTTCCGCAAACTGCGCAGCGGTGACAAATTCTCGGTATTAATGTCACGCGAAATGATGGATGGCAAAAGTGAACAGAGCCATCTGTTAGGCGTTCGATTGAATACCGGCGGCAAAGACTACTACGCGATTCGTGCCGAAGACGGCAAATTCTACGATCGCAGCGGTTCTGGCCTGGCGCGTGGCTTTATGCGTTTCCCAACCGTTAAGCAGTATCGCGTCTCCTCAAACTTTAATCCACGTCGCCTTAACCCGGTGACCGGCCGTATTGCGCCGCATAAGGGCGTCGATTTTGCCCTTCCGGTCGGCACGCCAGTGCTGGCGGTGGGTGATGGTGAAGTGGTGGTGGCGAAGCGCAGCGGTGGAGCCGGTAACTATGTGGCAATCCGCCACGGTCGTCAGTATATGACGCGCTATATGCACCTGAAAAAACTGCTGGTCAAGCCAGGCGACAAGGTGAAGCGTGGCGATCGTATTGCGCTGTCCGGCAACACGGGGCGTTCAACCGGTCCGCACCTGCATTATGAAATCTGGATTAATAACCAGGCCGTTAACCCACTGACGGCAAAACTGCCGCGCTCTGAAGGACTGACAGGTAAGGATCGCAGAGATTATCTGGCGCAGGTCAAAGAGGTGGTTCCGCAGCTGAGACTGAACTAA